GAGTGCTTCAATGATTTGTGTTCAGATGCGGAGGTGATCTCCAGCTATACCTTATCGGCAGGATACGCTGCTGTTACAAGCGTAAGGCTTGACGGCAGTTGAAAAACTTTCTCGGTAACATTATCATCATTTGACTTGACACGGGTAGTCATGAACGAGGATATTTCGGAATCTGATCAATCCCTTCAGTTTCTCCCCAGGTTTACGTGGGATGATCCCAGAGCGAGAGAGAACGAGAAACAGGTTAGTT
The sequence above is drawn from the Candidatus Poribacteria bacterium genome and encodes:
- a CDS encoding DUF86 domain-containing protein, translating into MFLVLSRSGIIPRKPGEKLKGLIRFRNILVHDYPCQVK